A genomic segment from Tolypothrix sp. NIES-4075 encodes:
- a CDS encoding DUF1634 domain-containing protein yields the protein MYKFSSSGWEWKSSVQSKVEVVALPLQSEPDSDIQELTERANKITPDIDSNNITKTSSEQQLENLLSNLLKYGVLIASAVVLLGGILYLIRHGAEPAEYQFFRGTPSEFRSTTGVVEAVFSGSSRGIIQLGLLLLIATPIVRVIVSLLTFVHQRNWIYIIVNLFVLAALTYSLIGVYY from the coding sequence ATGTATAAATTTAGTTCGTCGGGTTGGGAGTGGAAATCATCGGTACAATCAAAGGTTGAAGTAGTTGCACTACCTTTGCAGTCAGAACCAGATTCTGATATTCAAGAGTTAACAGAACGCGCTAATAAAATAACTCCTGATATTGATAGTAATAATATTACGAAAACATCAAGCGAGCAGCAACTAGAAAATCTACTTAGCAATCTTCTCAAATATGGCGTTCTCATTGCTAGTGCTGTAGTTTTGCTGGGGGGGATTTTGTATTTAATTCGCCACGGTGCTGAACCTGCTGAATATCAGTTTTTTCGCGGAACCCCATCTGAGTTTCGCTCTACTACAGGTGTGGTAGAAGCTGTTTTTTCAGGTAGTAGCCGTGGGATTATTCAACTTGGATTGCTGCTATTAATTGCTACCCCTATAGTTCGGGTGATAGTTTCCCTTTTGACTTTTGTTCACCAGCGTAATTGGATTTACATTATTGTGAATTTGTTCGTCTTAGCGGCTCTGACTTACAGTCTAATAGGTGTTTATTACTAA
- a CDS encoding sulfite exporter TauE/SafE family protein produces the protein MNILEFSLLVWIGSFSAGFLGALTGLGGGVVIVPLLTSMFGVDIRYAVGASLVSVIATSSGAACTYIKKGYTNLRLGMFLEVATTIGAIVGALIATFISIKALTIVLAIVLIYSAYLSQQPRPDNLETESSDFLANYLKLNGTYPTPDGLMSYQVQSVPAGFSVMLGAGVLSGLLGIGSGGFKVLAMDQAMRLPFKVSTTTSNFMIGVTAAASAGVYLARGYIDPGLSMPVMLGVLPGAFLGARVLVGAKTQILRIIFSLVLVVMALKMVYNSLLGGL, from the coding sequence TTGAATATCCTAGAATTTTCTTTACTAGTTTGGATAGGGTCATTTAGCGCTGGTTTTCTGGGTGCGTTGACTGGGTTAGGGGGTGGAGTAGTAATTGTTCCTTTATTAACTTCAATGTTTGGCGTTGATATCCGCTACGCCGTTGGTGCTTCACTGGTGTCTGTAATTGCGACTTCTTCTGGTGCAGCATGTACTTATATAAAAAAAGGCTACACTAATTTGCGCTTGGGAATGTTTCTGGAGGTGGCAACAACAATTGGCGCGATAGTTGGTGCTTTAATTGCTACCTTTATTTCTATCAAAGCGCTGACGATTGTGCTGGCGATCGTTTTAATTTATTCTGCATACCTTTCACAACAACCTAGACCAGACAATCTCGAAACTGAGTCAAGCGACTTTCTGGCAAACTATCTGAAACTCAATGGTACTTACCCAACTCCTGATGGATTGATGTCTTATCAAGTTCAATCTGTGCCAGCTGGGTTTAGCGTGATGTTAGGAGCTGGAGTGCTTTCTGGTTTACTTGGCATTGGTTCGGGAGGATTCAAAGTATTAGCGATGGATCAAGCTATGCGTCTACCCTTCAAAGTTTCCACCACTACCAGCAATTTTATGATCGGTGTGACAGCAGCTGCATCCGCAGGGGTTTACCTAGCACGGGGTTACATCGATCCGGGATTGTCAATGCCGGTGATGTTGGGGGTACTACCTGGTGCTTTTTTGGGTGCAAGAGTTCTTGTGGGAGCTAAAACGCAGATTTTGCGAATTATCTTCAGCCTTGTGCTGGTGGTAATGGCTTTGAAGATGGTCTACAACAGTCTATTAGGGGGGCTGTAA
- a CDS encoding cadmium resistance transporter translates to MSELVAAIGTGVTAFTATNIDDIVILLLFFSQVNASFRRRHVVVGQYLGFTVLVIFSLPGFFGGLILSPHWIGLLGLMPMAIGISSLVNSEDESTQEKAKIEEFDDLNVTSFFAPQTYSVAAVTIANGSDNISVYVPLFANSAFVSFLIIIIIFFALLAVWCYVAEKLTHQRTIAELITRYGSYLVPFVLMGLGAFIVLKSEALSLIKLILSCMCLTVLVKKDVDSIDKV, encoded by the coding sequence ATGAGTGAGTTAGTTGCTGCAATTGGTACTGGGGTTACGGCGTTTACTGCTACTAATATTGATGATATTGTGATTTTGTTACTGTTTTTTTCACAGGTGAATGCTAGTTTTCGCCGTCGTCATGTTGTTGTTGGTCAGTATTTAGGTTTTACGGTGTTGGTAATTTTTAGTCTTCCGGGTTTCTTTGGGGGGTTGATTTTATCGCCACACTGGATTGGATTACTAGGTTTGATGCCAATGGCAATAGGTATTAGTAGTTTGGTTAATTCTGAAGATGAATCGACCCAAGAGAAGGCGAAAATAGAAGAATTTGATGATTTGAATGTTACTAGTTTTTTTGCTCCCCAAACTTATAGTGTAGCGGCTGTGACTATTGCTAATGGTAGTGACAATATTAGTGTTTATGTGCCTTTGTTTGCTAACAGCGCTTTTGTCAGCTTCTTAATAATTATTATTATATTTTTTGCACTTTTAGCTGTTTGGTGCTATGTGGCAGAAAAATTAACTCATCAGAGGACAATAGCTGAACTGATAACTCGCTATGGTAGTTATCTTGTACCTTTTGTGTTGATGGGTTTAGGTGCTTTTATTGTGTTGAAAAGTGAAGCGTTAAGTCTAATTAAATTAATTCTTAGTTGTATGTGTTTGACTGTTTTGGTGAAAAAGGACGTGGATTCTATTGACAAGGTATAA
- a CDS encoding WYL domain-containing protein translates to MSRKGQSITLSVSERDKTELENLAREFGMMWGDRPNISKLVEAIAQRQLVIGNNNDWSESRIRALDRAMRALSDIGQNEQAQEIAKLLLERSELSIPLRTEIESFLGNLPPAWRLEIDRYILRASPFQLSYQDAGGRVLNFTVRHAKVTAHEKRQYLDCWCEETQGNFDVAELQHNWSLRLDRITDAAVMSISGEWHSNLDEIEVEMHLFSGLAFAYQGKPEDKTNEWLPDKQRVRQVVRQVTSTFWFIREVMQYAPDCVIVSPENVRSLVKEKLKSLCQKYDFEVHFQDLNSTSN, encoded by the coding sequence ATGAGTCGAAAAGGTCAGTCAATAACCCTGTCAGTTTCAGAACGCGATAAAACCGAACTAGAGAATTTAGCGCGGGAATTTGGGATGATGTGGGGCGATCGCCCAAACATATCCAAGTTGGTAGAAGCGATCGCGCAACGCCAATTGGTTATTGGTAATAATAATGACTGGTCAGAATCACGCATTCGAGCATTAGATAGGGCAATGCGTGCATTAAGCGATATTGGACAAAATGAGCAAGCGCAGGAAATCGCTAAGTTACTTTTAGAACGCAGCGAACTATCAATACCTCTACGAACCGAAATCGAAAGTTTTCTCGGAAATCTCCCTCCTGCATGGCGTTTGGAGATTGATCGTTATATTTTGCGGGCTTCTCCTTTTCAGCTTTCCTATCAAGATGCGGGGGGACGTGTATTGAATTTTACTGTTCGCCATGCCAAAGTAACTGCTCACGAAAAGCGCCAATATCTTGATTGCTGGTGCGAAGAAACACAAGGAAACTTTGATGTAGCTGAATTACAACATAATTGGAGTTTACGTTTAGACCGAATTACAGACGCTGCTGTCATGTCTATTTCCGGTGAGTGGCACTCTAACTTAGATGAGATAGAGGTGGAAATGCACCTTTTTAGTGGCTTGGCTTTTGCTTATCAAGGCAAACCAGAAGACAAAACAAATGAATGGCTACCTGATAAACAGCGAGTGCGGCAAGTAGTTAGGCAAGTTACTAGCACTTTTTGGTTTATTCGCGAAGTGATGCAATATGCACCAGACTGCGTGATTGTCTCACCAGAAAACGTGCGATCGCTCGTTAAAGAAAAACTTAAATCCCTTTGCCAGAAATATGACTTTGAAGTTCATTTCCAAGATTTAAACTCCACCAGCAACTAA
- a CDS encoding phosphatase PAP2 family protein: MEKLENVKSDRQQQKSPLSFIKKLLIARWRELLILFIGVYLPLQIFGLLALEVWQHEGGFPWDVPILIAIHKTAQPQLDIFALSLTKFGSFWTAIPIFSTIALVLLLMKRWRSLAYVLLSALGSAFINRTAKEFMHRVRPDLWESSAHELSYAFPSGHAMTSMTLVAVLVVLAWNSNLRWLVLIFGSLFVVAIGWTRLYLGVHFPSDILAGWMVALAWAIGVNLIIKPHLTKASNVNEQPVEETSLLPEETQL, encoded by the coding sequence ATGGAAAAATTAGAAAACGTCAAAAGCGATCGCCAACAACAAAAGTCCCCTTTGAGCTTTATCAAAAAACTGTTGATTGCTCGTTGGCGTGAATTGCTAATTTTATTTATCGGGGTTTATTTACCTTTGCAAATCTTTGGATTACTTGCCTTAGAAGTATGGCAACATGAAGGTGGGTTTCCGTGGGATGTGCCGATATTGATAGCAATTCACAAAACAGCACAGCCACAGTTAGATATTTTTGCACTGTCACTAACTAAGTTTGGGTCGTTTTGGACAGCAATACCAATTTTTAGTACGATCGCACTCGTGTTATTGTTAATGAAGCGTTGGCGATCGCTAGCTTATGTACTCCTGAGCGCATTGGGAAGCGCGTTCATCAACCGCACAGCTAAGGAATTCATGCATAGAGTGCGTCCTGACTTGTGGGAATCAAGCGCTCATGAACTCAGTTATGCCTTTCCTAGCGGTCATGCAATGACGAGTATGACGCTGGTTGCAGTTTTGGTAGTTTTGGCTTGGAATAGCAACTTGCGTTGGTTAGTTTTGATTTTCGGTAGTTTATTCGTCGTTGCGATCGGCTGGACGCGACTTTACCTTGGCGTTCACTTTCCTAGTGATATTCTTGCAGGATGGATGGTTGCATTAGCCTGGGCAATTGGGGTAAATCTGATTATCAAACCGCATTTGACTAAAGCAAGCAATGTAAATGAACAACCAGTAGAGGAAACGTCATTACTTCCGGAAGAAACACAGTTATAG
- a CDS encoding RrF2 family transcriptional regulator produces MNSPNYALLDLSSKVEYALLALLELASHHDKKVPLTMSEIVAKQPIPERYLEQILTSLRRAGVVKSQRGSRGGFLLVREPWQITLLEIVTLVEGDRKPKESSEAPTLEKNLVQDIWLQANNAVVEVLRSYTLQDMCQERDQRTQQNPMYYI; encoded by the coding sequence TTGAATAGCCCAAATTACGCTCTTTTGGATCTGTCTTCTAAAGTCGAATATGCTTTGCTAGCACTTTTAGAACTGGCAAGCCATCACGATAAAAAAGTTCCTCTGACGATGAGCGAGATTGTTGCCAAGCAACCGATTCCAGAACGCTATTTAGAGCAAATTCTTACGAGCTTGCGACGTGCGGGTGTGGTTAAGAGTCAACGCGGTTCTAGGGGAGGCTTTCTTTTAGTCCGTGAACCTTGGCAAATTACCTTGCTAGAAATTGTCACTTTGGTGGAAGGCGATCGCAAACCAAAAGAAAGCTCTGAAGCTCCTACTCTAGAAAAGAATCTGGTACAAGACATTTGGCTACAAGCTAACAATGCTGTGGTTGAAGTTTTGAGGAGCTATACACTGCAAGACATGTGTCAAGAAAGAGATCAAAGGACACAGCAGAATCCGATGTATTACATTTAG
- a CDS encoding cadmium resistance transporter: MPPTSMIWFSVALFFSQVNATFCRWHIVAGQYIGFATLIILSIPGFFGGLIVPRPLIGLFGLLPILIGIKCLLNFEDASSENEGETGHNNSFLAKLINLQVYSVAAVTVANGTDNISIYLPLFASSTWESLLVILCVFFLLVGVLCYAAYKLTHNKAIALVMTGYGNKFMPFVLIGLGAFIVVDSGTLTLLNLFNGEISLSL, from the coding sequence GTGCCACCAACATCGATGATATGGTTCTCAGTAGCGCTGTTTTTTTCACAGGTGAATGCTACGTTTTGTCGTTGGCATATCGTTGCAGGTCAGTATATAGGCTTTGCAACACTAATAATCCTCAGTATTCCCGGTTTCTTTGGCGGTTTAATTGTACCGCGTCCTTTGATTGGACTATTTGGCTTACTGCCAATACTAATCGGTATCAAATGCTTGCTCAATTTTGAAGATGCATCGTCCGAAAACGAGGGAGAAACAGGGCATAACAACTCGTTTCTTGCCAAGTTAATCAATCTGCAAGTTTACAGTGTGGCAGCCGTCACCGTTGCCAATGGTACTGACAACATTAGCATCTATCTGCCTTTGTTTGCTAGCAGTACTTGGGAGAGTCTGCTGGTAATTTTATGCGTATTTTTTCTATTGGTAGGAGTGTTGTGTTATGCGGCATATAAATTAACCCACAACAAAGCGATCGCTCTTGTTATGACTGGCTACGGCAATAAGTTTATGCCTTTTGTGCTAATCGGGTTAGGTGCTTTTATAGTAGTAGATAGTGGCACGTTGACTCTATTAAACCTATTTAATGGCGAAATCTCGCTTTCTTTGTGA
- the cysE gene encoding serine O-acetyltransferase has product MLLTDLRTISERDPAARNWLEVLFCYPGLQAIVLHRLAHRLYKTGMPFIPRFISHLSRFFTGIEIHPGATIGKGVFIDHGMGVVIGETAIIGDNALIYQGATLGGTGKQSGKRHPTLGNNVVVGAGAKVLGNIQIGDNVRIGAGSVVLRDVPSNTTVVGIPGRVTRQDNTSVNALAHDKVRDVEAEVIRALFERVKTLEKQVVQMETELHMSVIQVDNGQTHNGECNTDSVIEDFLDGAGI; this is encoded by the coding sequence ATGCTACTAACTGATTTGCGAACGATTTCTGAGCGCGATCCAGCTGCCCGTAACTGGCTGGAAGTGTTGTTTTGCTATCCCGGACTTCAAGCTATAGTGCTTCATCGACTCGCACATCGGCTGTATAAAACAGGAATGCCGTTTATACCTCGGTTTATTTCCCATCTCAGTAGGTTTTTTACCGGAATTGAAATTCACCCAGGAGCAACGATTGGCAAGGGTGTTTTTATTGACCACGGTATGGGAGTAGTGATTGGCGAAACAGCGATTATCGGCGACAATGCCCTAATTTATCAAGGTGCTACCCTCGGCGGTACCGGGAAACAAAGCGGCAAGCGCCATCCCACTTTGGGTAATAATGTGGTTGTCGGCGCAGGGGCAAAGGTATTAGGCAACATTCAAATCGGCGATAATGTCCGCATCGGCGCCGGTTCGGTGGTACTGCGCGATGTGCCCAGTAACACGACTGTAGTCGGAATTCCCGGACGTGTAACTCGTCAAGACAACACAAGTGTTAATGCTTTGGCTCATGATAAAGTCCGGGATGTGGAAGCCGAGGTAATACGCGCTTTATTTGAACGAGTCAAGACTCTAGAGAAACAAGTTGTCCAGATGGAAACTGAGTTACATATGTCCGTCATCCAAGTAGATAACGGACAAACCCATAACGGTGAGTGCAATACAGATTCGGTAATCGAAGATTTTCTTGATGGTGCGGGAATTTAG
- a CDS encoding cadmium resistance transporter, with protein sequence MSWLISTLFIGISAAFATTFDDNLYLTAFFGKVNRTFRPKHIVIGEFLGFTALVFASLPGFFGGLIVPDAWIGLLGFLPIAIGISNLMSREEEGSVQTVSVFNSDDEPQRRNQSLWATIRDRQTYRVSAVTVANGGNNIGIYVPLFASSNLSSLGVIVCVCYLTVGVWCFLSYYMTRNPLMAPVLARYGRKVFPFVLIYLGLSILIKSRTYQLVPGLGM encoded by the coding sequence ATGAGTTGGCTAATTAGTACTTTATTTATTGGCATTTCTGCGGCTTTTGCAACCACCTTTGATGACAATTTATACTTGACTGCCTTTTTCGGAAAAGTCAATCGTACCTTTCGTCCCAAGCATATTGTTATCGGTGAATTTCTTGGATTCACTGCATTAGTTTTTGCTAGTCTCCCTGGTTTCTTCGGCGGTTTAATTGTTCCAGATGCTTGGATTGGATTGCTAGGTTTCCTTCCCATCGCGATTGGTATTAGTAATTTAATGAGTCGAGAAGAAGAGGGATCGGTGCAAACTGTGTCAGTTTTCAACTCTGATGATGAACCTCAGCGTCGCAATCAATCATTATGGGCAACTATACGCGATCGCCAAACTTATCGCGTTTCCGCTGTCACCGTTGCAAATGGAGGAAACAACATAGGAATCTACGTACCCTTGTTTGCCAGTAGCAATCTTTCTAGTTTGGGGGTAATTGTGTGTGTTTGCTATTTAACTGTTGGGGTGTGGTGCTTTCTGTCTTACTACATGACTCGTAATCCGCTCATGGCTCCGGTTCTAGCTCGCTATGGTCGGAAAGTCTTTCCGTTTGTATTAATCTACTTGGGACTCTCCATCCTAATTAAAAGTCGAACGTACCAACTTGTGCCTGGTTTGGGAATGTAA
- a CDS encoding sulfite exporter TauE/SafE family protein, with product MNYLLLPLLSFGVGIIVGLTGIGGASLITPMLIFIFQVPPSVAVSSDVVAATLMKIVGSVKHYQQKTLDMQVVKWLAFGSVPGSLFGVGILHLIKRNGGSSLDYILLRLLGVMILLVTVLALVQLLLFTFFPKFTLPELPKFDLKTNLGRFLTMTIGAVLGCLVGLSSVSSGSMFALVLIGFFRLDARKLVGTDISQAAILLFFTSLGHLTLGTVNWSLVIPIWIGSVPGVLLGAKICQIAPQRPLRFIIYTILMMVSWKLVYQA from the coding sequence ATGAACTATTTATTACTACCACTGTTAAGCTTCGGCGTTGGCATCATCGTTGGTTTGACAGGAATTGGGGGAGCATCTCTCATCACCCCAATGTTGATTTTTATATTCCAAGTTCCCCCTTCGGTGGCTGTTAGTTCTGATGTTGTTGCTGCCACACTAATGAAGATTGTTGGCAGTGTCAAGCACTATCAACAGAAAACCCTTGACATGCAAGTTGTCAAATGGCTGGCATTCGGAAGTGTCCCAGGATCGCTCTTTGGGGTGGGGATTTTACACCTAATTAAGCGTAATGGTGGATCTAGCCTGGATTATATTCTGCTGCGCTTGCTTGGGGTGATGATTCTGTTAGTTACAGTCTTAGCACTCGTACAATTGCTACTTTTTACCTTTTTCCCCAAGTTTACGCTACCCGAACTGCCAAAGTTTGACTTAAAAACTAACTTGGGTCGTTTTTTGACGATGACAATAGGAGCAGTTTTAGGCTGTTTGGTCGGTTTAAGTAGTGTTTCTTCCGGTTCAATGTTTGCACTAGTATTGATTGGCTTTTTCCGTCTTGATGCTCGTAAATTGGTGGGTACAGACATTTCACAAGCCGCGATTTTATTATTTTTTACCTCCCTCGGACACCTCACTTTGGGAACAGTTAATTGGAGTCTGGTAATACCGATTTGGATAGGCTCAGTTCCAGGAGTATTACTAGGTGCTAAAATCTGTCAAATCGCGCCTCAACGCCCACTGCGGTTTATCATTTACACAATATTGATGATGGTTAGTTGGAAGTTAGTTTATCAAGCGTAA
- a CDS encoding cadmium resistance transporter: MNKLETAFIEGIIAFFFTNIDDIIILLLFFSQINANFRRRHIFFGQYLGFTAIIIASLPGFFGGLVVRRELIGLLGILPIVIGLKQLLNREEETTEVQTVTSDFKQSSHRNPIVSFVLSLLHPNTYKVAAVTIANGGDNISIYIPLFAGHSFASLGVILSVFFVMVAVWCFIAYLLTLQPTIADILTRYGNILVPYALIALGLFIMYERGTFNLLPWVKA, translated from the coding sequence ATGAACAAGCTTGAGACAGCTTTCATAGAAGGAATAATCGCCTTCTTCTTTACTAATATCGATGACATCATAATCCTGCTGCTATTTTTTTCACAGATAAATGCTAACTTTCGTCGCCGACATATCTTTTTTGGTCAGTACCTGGGTTTTACAGCCATCATCATCGCTAGCTTACCAGGATTTTTCGGTGGCTTGGTAGTGCGGCGAGAATTAATTGGATTACTCGGAATACTACCAATAGTAATTGGTCTTAAGCAACTGCTAAATCGCGAAGAAGAAACAACAGAAGTTCAGACAGTAACCAGTGATTTTAAGCAGTCCTCACACAGAAACCCCATAGTATCTTTTGTATTGAGTCTTTTGCATCCTAATACATATAAAGTAGCCGCAGTAACGATCGCCAATGGTGGTGATAATATCAGTATTTATATTCCCTTATTCGCCGGTCATAGTTTTGCCAGTCTGGGAGTGATTTTGAGTGTATTTTTTGTCATGGTAGCGGTTTGGTGCTTTATTGCTTACCTATTAACCCTTCAACCTACGATTGCTGATATTTTAACTCGCTACGGTAACATTCTTGTCCCCTATGCCTTAATTGCTTTAGGACTTTTCATCATGTATGAAAGAGGTACATTCAACTTACTACCGTGGGTCAAAGCCTAA